The following coding sequences lie in one Meles meles chromosome X, mMelMel3.1 paternal haplotype, whole genome shotgun sequence genomic window:
- the SLC25A53 gene encoding solute carrier family 25 member 53, producing MEEPNHCPGKELQHRTRVESPGKKSWHSQAYALGAVSNFVSTFLTFPIYKVVFRQQIHAVAASVAVRQLWHEGPQYFYRGIYPPLLSKTLQGTLLFGTYDSLLCSLSPVGPHSLRHRWAAGLMSGVVEAVALSPFERVQNVLQDGRKQARFPSTISILKEFNSYGLWGRLSLGYYRGFWPILLRNSLGSALYFSFKDPIQDGLAEQGLPHWVPALVSGSVNGTITCLVLYPLIVLVANMQSHVGWQSMPSLWASAQDVWDTRGRKVFLIYRGGSLVILRSSVTWGLTTAIHDFLQTRSHSRKELKTD from the coding sequence ATGGAGGAACCGAACCACTGTCCTGGAAAGGAGCTACAGCACAGGACACGAGTGGAGTCTCCAGGAAAGAAAAGCTGGCACTCCCAGGCCTATGCCCTTGGGGCCGTTTCCAACTTTGTGTCTACTTTTCTGACTTTCCCCATCTATAAGGTTGTGTTCCGGCAACAGATCCATGCTGTGGCAGCATCAGTGGCTGTGCGACAACTTTGGCATGAAGGCCCTCAGTACTTCTACCGGGGAATATACCCACCTCTTCTCTCTAAGACATTGCAAGGGACTCTGTTGTTTGGGACTTATGATagcctgctgtgttctctctctcccgtTGGGCCACACTCCCTGAGACACCGCTGGGCTGCAGGGCTCATGTCGGGTGTGGTGGAGGCTGTGGCACTGAGCCCCTTTGAAAGGGTGCAAAATGTGCTCCAGGATGGTCGCAAGCAAGCTCGCTTCCCCAGCACCATCAGCATTCTCAAGGAGTTCAACTCTTATGGGCTATGGGGGCGGCTGTCACTGGGCTACTATCGTGGTTTCTGGCCTATCCTTCTGAGGAACAGCCTGGGGAGTgctctgtatttttccttcaaGGACCCCATCCAGGATGGCTTGGCAGAGCAAGGCCTGCCCCATTGGGTTCCTGCCTTAGTGTCTGGGAGCGTCAATGGAACAATAACCTGCCTAGTCCTGTATCCTCTGATTGTGCTGGTGGCCAATATGCAGTCCCATGTTGGCTGGCAGAGCATGCCAAGCCTGTGGGCCTCTGCCCAGGATGTGTGGGACACGCGGGGACGAAAGGTGTTTCTGATCTACCGTGGAGGCTCCCTTGTCATCCTAAGGTCCAGTGTGACATGGGGCCTCACCACAGCTATCCATGACTTCCTGCAGACGAGGTCTCATTCCAGGAAAGAGCTAAAGACTGACTAA